One segment of Variovorax paradoxus DNA contains the following:
- a CDS encoding molybdopterin oxidoreductase family protein → MFSFLSREPVHDPLVAPTPTADTTVKTTTCYMCACRCGIRVHLREGEKGPEVRYIDGNPEHPLNKGVICAKGSSGIMKQVSPARITQPLLRKAGSERGAGEFEPISWERAYDMLTERLGRIRATDPKKFALFTGRDQMQALTGLFARQFGTPNYAAHGGFCSVNMAAGMIYTIGGSFWEFGGPDLERAKLFVMIGTAEDHHSNPMKIAISKFKRDGGRFISINPVRTGYSAIADEWIPIKPGTDGALFMALLHELIASDLIDHAFLKRFTNAPQLVVLDDCERQGLFAFDPDPQRGPPGDGRNPHNKLVWDTRSGSAKNAYPEGIADGCDPALEGHYTLADGTRVAPSFQLLRERVASCTPEWAQGITGIDAQRIRKLAREMGETALKQAFELPIPWTDAWGKKHPTTQARPVAFHAMRGLAAHSNGFQTVRALAILMSVLGTIDAPGGFRHKAPYPRHIVPNYRAFNDPGMIQPNTPLNAAPLGFPASPDELAINPDGSPIRIDHAFSWEHPLSAHGLMHNVITNAAKGDPYRIDTLLIFMANMAWNSSMNTMGVREMLNRKDEKGEHMIPFLVVCDAFQSETVAFADLVLPDTTYLERHDVMGMLDRPISEFDGPVDSVRIPVVPPTGECRPFQEVLIELASRLKFPAFTTAEGGRKYGGYTDFVVNFEPQPGIGFLMGWRGKDGTEHLRGAPNPKQWEAYAQNNCVFQYHMPETMHYMRNWNREYLDFAKDKGWRQRNDPVQLALYSDTLQSFRLAAQGKSPGRQPPDALRERIDTYFDPLPFWYSPLEEAATDLEAYPLNALTQRPMAMYHSWDSQNAWLRQIHSHNYLHVNPLTAQAAGIADGGWCWVESRWGQVRCMLRYSEAVEPGTVWTWNAIGKADGAWQLAPGADEARKGFLLNHLISEELPCAGTASGTISNSDPITGQAGWYDVRVRIRPAEPGEPEESFP, encoded by the coding sequence GTGTTCAGCTTCCTGTCTCGCGAACCCGTGCACGACCCGCTGGTGGCGCCCACGCCCACGGCCGACACCACGGTCAAGACCACCACCTGCTACATGTGCGCCTGCCGCTGCGGCATCCGCGTGCACCTGCGCGAGGGCGAGAAGGGCCCGGAGGTGCGATACATCGACGGCAACCCCGAGCATCCGCTGAACAAGGGCGTGATCTGCGCCAAGGGCTCGTCGGGCATCATGAAGCAGGTGTCGCCGGCGCGCATCACGCAGCCGCTGCTGCGCAAGGCCGGCAGCGAGCGCGGCGCCGGCGAGTTCGAGCCCATCAGCTGGGAGCGAGCCTACGACATGCTGACCGAGCGGCTCGGCCGCATTCGCGCGACCGATCCGAAGAAGTTCGCACTGTTCACCGGCCGCGACCAGATGCAGGCGCTCACCGGCCTGTTCGCGCGGCAGTTCGGCACGCCCAACTACGCGGCGCACGGCGGCTTCTGCTCGGTCAACATGGCCGCGGGAATGATCTACACCATCGGCGGCAGCTTCTGGGAATTCGGCGGGCCCGACCTGGAGCGCGCCAAGCTGTTCGTGATGATCGGCACCGCCGAGGACCACCACAGCAATCCGATGAAGATCGCCATCAGCAAGTTCAAGCGCGACGGCGGGCGCTTCATCTCGATCAACCCGGTGCGCACCGGCTACTCGGCGATCGCGGACGAGTGGATTCCCATCAAGCCCGGTACCGACGGCGCGCTGTTCATGGCGCTGCTGCACGAACTGATCGCGAGCGACCTGATCGATCATGCGTTCCTCAAGCGCTTCACCAACGCACCGCAGCTCGTGGTGCTGGACGACTGCGAGAGGCAGGGGCTGTTTGCCTTCGACCCCGATCCGCAGCGCGGTCCGCCCGGGGACGGCCGCAACCCGCACAACAAGCTCGTGTGGGACACGCGCAGCGGCAGTGCGAAGAACGCGTACCCGGAAGGCATTGCCGATGGCTGCGATCCGGCGCTGGAGGGCCACTACACGCTCGCCGACGGCACGCGCGTGGCGCCTTCCTTTCAGCTGCTGCGCGAGCGCGTGGCGAGCTGCACGCCGGAGTGGGCGCAGGGCATCACCGGCATCGATGCGCAACGCATCCGCAAGCTCGCGCGCGAGATGGGCGAGACCGCGCTGAAGCAGGCCTTCGAGCTGCCCATTCCGTGGACCGACGCATGGGGCAAGAAGCACCCCACCACGCAGGCGCGGCCCGTGGCCTTCCATGCGATGCGCGGGCTGGCGGCGCATTCCAACGGCTTCCAGACGGTGCGCGCGCTGGCGATCCTCATGAGCGTGCTCGGCACCATCGACGCGCCGGGCGGGTTCCGGCACAAGGCGCCGTACCCGCGGCACATCGTGCCGAACTACCGGGCGTTCAACGACCCCGGCATGATCCAGCCGAACACGCCGCTCAACGCTGCGCCGCTGGGGTTTCCGGCGAGCCCGGACGAGCTGGCGATCAACCCCGACGGCTCGCCGATCCGCATCGACCATGCGTTCTCCTGGGAGCATCCGCTGTCCGCGCACGGGCTCATGCACAACGTGATCACCAACGCGGCCAAGGGCGACCCGTACCGCATCGACACGCTGCTGATCTTCATGGCCAACATGGCGTGGAACTCGAGCATGAACACCATGGGCGTGCGCGAGATGCTCAACCGCAAGGACGAGAAGGGCGAGCACATGATCCCGTTCCTGGTGGTGTGCGACGCCTTCCAGAGCGAGACCGTGGCCTTCGCCGACCTCGTGCTGCCCGACACCACCTACCTCGAGCGCCATGACGTGATGGGCATGCTCGACCGGCCGATCTCTGAGTTCGACGGGCCGGTCGATTCGGTGCGCATTCCGGTGGTGCCGCCTACCGGCGAGTGCAGGCCCTTCCAGGAGGTGCTGATCGAACTCGCCTCGCGGCTGAAGTTTCCGGCCTTCACCACGGCGGAGGGCGGTCGCAAGTACGGCGGCTACACCGACTTCGTCGTCAACTTCGAGCCGCAGCCGGGCATCGGCTTCCTGATGGGATGGCGCGGAAAGGACGGCACCGAGCACCTGCGCGGCGCGCCGAACCCGAAGCAGTGGGAGGCCTATGCGCAGAACAACTGCGTGTTCCAGTACCACATGCCCGAGACCATGCACTACATGCGCAACTGGAACCGGGAGTACCTCGACTTCGCCAAGGACAAGGGCTGGCGCCAGCGCAACGATCCGGTGCAGCTGGCGCTGTACTCCGACACGCTGCAGAGCTTCCGCCTCGCGGCGCAGGGCAAGAGCCCCGGCCGTCAGCCGCCCGACGCCTTGCGCGAGCGCATCGACACCTACTTCGATCCGCTGCCGTTCTGGTATTCGCCGCTGGAGGAGGCGGCGACCGATCTCGAGGCCTATCCCCTGAACGCGCTCACGCAGCGGCCGATGGCCATGTACCACTCGTGGGACTCGCAGAACGCGTGGCTGCGGCAGATCCACAGCCACAACTACCTGCATGTGAACCCTCTCACGGCGCAGGCCGCAGGCATTGCCGACGGCGGCTGGTGCTGGGTGGAAAGCCGCTGGGGCCAGGTGCGCTGCATGCTGCGCTACAGCGAAGCGGTGGAGCCGGGCACCGTGTGGACCTGGAACGCGATCGGCAAGGCCGACGGTGCCTGGCAGCTTGCGCCGGGTGCGGACGAGGCACGCAAGGGCTTCCTGCTGAACCACCTGATCAGCGAGGAGCTGCCTTGCGCGGGCACCGCGAGCGGAACCATCAGCAACTCGGACCCGATCACCGGGCAAGCGGGCTGGTACGACGTGCGTGTGCGGATACGGCCTGCAGAGCCGGGCGAGCCGGAAGAAAGCTTTCCGC
- a CDS encoding LysR family transcriptional regulator translates to MTGKTDQTASHRLRLNLRQLEVFVATARGGSTRAAADRIARSQSAASSALADLEESVGALLFDRIGRRLVLNENGRALLPKAQALLDQAGEVQTLFSGEHAAPLRVAASFTIGEYLLPERVSQWTALHPQSQVHLHIANTHDVIQAVAGFDVDVGFIEGPQTHPDLVVRAWRSDELVIVAAPGHALAGRVATHRQLSQATWVLREHGSGTRQVTDAWLIQNLEQVKVGFELGSTEAIKRVVAAGTGLACLSRYTVAQALEDGHLVELRTRLPAGVRKLATVMHRDKLLGGATADFLRHCGASVPRASARS, encoded by the coding sequence ATGACCGGAAAAACAGATCAGACAGCGAGCCACCGCCTTCGTCTCAACCTGCGCCAGCTCGAGGTGTTCGTGGCCACCGCGCGCGGCGGCAGCACCCGCGCGGCGGCCGACCGCATCGCGCGATCGCAGTCGGCCGCCAGCAGTGCGCTGGCCGACCTCGAGGAATCCGTCGGCGCCCTGCTGTTCGACCGCATCGGCCGCCGGCTGGTGCTCAACGAGAACGGCCGCGCCCTGCTGCCCAAGGCACAGGCGCTGCTCGACCAGGCCGGCGAAGTGCAGACGCTCTTCAGCGGCGAGCACGCGGCACCGCTGCGCGTCGCGGCGAGCTTCACCATCGGCGAATACCTGCTGCCGGAGCGGGTGTCGCAGTGGACGGCCCTGCACCCGCAAAGCCAGGTACACCTGCACATCGCCAACACGCACGATGTGATCCAGGCGGTGGCCGGCTTCGACGTCGACGTGGGCTTCATCGAAGGGCCGCAGACGCACCCCGACCTGGTGGTGCGCGCGTGGCGCAGCGACGAGCTGGTGATCGTCGCGGCACCCGGCCATGCGCTGGCGGGCCGCGTCGCCACCCACAGGCAGCTGTCGCAGGCCACCTGGGTGCTGCGCGAGCATGGCTCGGGCACGCGGCAGGTCACCGATGCCTGGCTGATCCAGAACCTCGAGCAGGTGAAGGTGGGCTTCGAGCTGGGCAGCACCGAGGCCATCAAGCGCGTGGTGGCCGCCGGCACCGGCCTGGCATGCCTGTCGCGCTATACGGTGGCGCAGGCGCTGGAAGACGGGCACCTGGTCGAGCTGCGCACACGGTTGCCGGCCGGCGTTCGCAAGCTCGCGACGGTGATGCACCGCGACAAGCTGCTGGGTGGCGCCACGGCAGACTTCCTGCGCCACTGCGGCGCAAGCGTGCCGCGCGCGTCGGCCCGAAGCTGA
- a CDS encoding acetate/propionate family kinase has translation MTDSLLTLNAGSSSIKVALFDAAAPGGGDALPSARWSGQADGLGAGLKARLRVRDASGQTLLDEALDGAQASHQGALAALLDWHARRNREEDAGGRIAAVGHRIVHGGTDFVAPVRVDAAVLEALARLGPLAPLHQPHNLAGVRAAMAAFEGVPQVACFDTAFHAVQPEVNRRFALPRELHDAGVRRYGFHGLSYESIVAQFGGIAPELAQRRVIVAHLGNGASMCGMVRGRSVATTMTFSPLDGLTMGTRCGNIDAAVVLYLLRSRGMSPDDVEKLLFRESGLLGMSGVSSDMRALEASAEPTAAQAIGHFAEQVVQHMGSLAAALRGVDAIVFTGGIGENGASLRERILQDCEWLGVHVDAAANRSGAARITTPESPVSAWVLRTDEEAVIARHTARVLSA, from the coding sequence ATGACCGATTCGCTGCTGACGCTCAACGCGGGCTCGTCGTCCATCAAGGTCGCATTGTTCGATGCGGCCGCTCCGGGTGGCGGCGACGCGTTGCCGTCGGCACGATGGTCGGGCCAGGCCGACGGCCTGGGTGCAGGCCTGAAGGCGCGGCTGCGCGTGCGCGACGCGAGCGGGCAAACGCTGCTCGACGAAGCGCTCGACGGCGCGCAGGCCTCGCACCAGGGCGCGCTGGCTGCGCTGCTCGACTGGCATGCGAGACGGAACCGGGAGGAGGACGCGGGCGGGCGCATTGCCGCGGTGGGGCACCGCATCGTGCACGGCGGCACGGACTTCGTGGCGCCGGTGCGCGTCGATGCAGCCGTGCTCGAGGCGCTGGCCCGGCTCGGGCCGCTCGCGCCGCTGCACCAGCCGCACAACCTGGCGGGCGTGCGTGCGGCCATGGCCGCGTTCGAAGGCGTGCCGCAGGTGGCCTGCTTCGACACCGCCTTTCATGCGGTGCAGCCCGAGGTCAACCGGCGCTTTGCCCTGCCGCGCGAACTGCACGACGCAGGCGTGCGGCGCTACGGCTTTCACGGCCTGTCGTACGAATCGATCGTGGCGCAGTTCGGCGGCATCGCTCCCGAGCTCGCGCAACGGCGGGTGATCGTCGCGCACCTGGGCAACGGCGCTTCGATGTGCGGCATGGTGCGGGGCCGTTCGGTCGCGACCACGATGACCTTCTCTCCGCTCGACGGCCTGACGATGGGCACGCGCTGCGGGAACATCGACGCAGCCGTCGTGCTGTACCTGCTGCGCTCGCGCGGCATGTCGCCCGACGATGTCGAGAAGCTGCTGTTCCGCGAGTCGGGCCTGCTCGGCATGTCGGGCGTGTCGAGCGACATGCGCGCGCTCGAGGCATCGGCCGAGCCCACTGCGGCACAGGCCATCGGGCATTTCGCCGAGCAGGTCGTGCAGCACATGGGCAGCCTCGCGGCGGCCCTGCGCGGCGTCGATGCGATCGTGTTCACCGGCGGCATCGGCGAGAACGGTGCGTCGCTGCGCGAACGCATCCTGCAGGACTGCGAATGGCTGGGCGTGCATGTCGATGCCGCGGCCAACCGCAGCGGCGCCGCGCGCATCACCACCCCCGAAAGCCCGGTGAGCGCATGGGTGCTGCGCACCGACGAGGAAGCGGTGATCGCGCGGCACACGGCGCGCGTGCTGAGCGCCTGA